The Fundidesulfovibrio putealis DSM 16056 genome includes a window with the following:
- the treS gene encoding maltose alpha-D-glucosyltransferase, whose protein sequence is MLPLDSHWYQKTVFYELHVRSFADGDGDGIGDFKGLIKHLGYLERLGIGALWLLPFYPSPLRDDGYDIANYMGIHPDYGTLADFKRFLREAHDRGIRVVTELVLNHTSDQHPWFQRARKAKPGSSARDFYVWSETPDKFRKARIIFKDFEHSNWAWDPVAKSNYWHRFYSHQPDLNFDNPTVRREMLKVVDHWLGMGVDGLRLDAVPYLHESEGTNCENLPETHAFLKQLRAHVDEKFPGRMLLAEANQWPEDAVSYFGQGDECHMAFDFPVMPRIFMALWMEDRYPIIDIVGQTPAIPKGCQWAVFLRNHDELTLEMVSDEERDYMYRAYARDSKARINLGIRRRLAPLMQNNRRKMELINFLLFSFPGSPIMYYGDELGMGDNYHLGDRHGVRTPMQWSPDRNAGFSPANPQSLYLPVIIDPEYHYEVVNAETAERNPSSFLWWMRRLIAVYKGLPVLGVGDLAFIHTENTKVLSFLRTHGEVRLLVVANLSRYAQVAEFDLSALAGHTPVEVFGRTRFPGIRKEPYVLTMGPHDHFWFLLENGSGKPRPSEVQSVSSLAVDAENGLHHKENLSQLESSLLPVALARGMRGTTISGAFGELRVLDALPLKCHEPGATLFMVEDVQGLSPQNTHLLLVSVIDEKRTEMFAAQVPDAVLARLDGVNASKILADGFEDTEAVVSLAALLGSNRKYHGQASRFLVEAHAPKSMRKHLANPSGQIRRIHSTPYTASYSLGNSVFLKIFRHPEEGSHPELELLTVLNAAGFTGVPRLLASLAYRRPGRENMVLALVTDYVQNAQDGSAFVLDAVDRYLEQVLASGAASLAPLPPDPFVLPTISTAQRELLGEYTLEFFRRLGHRTAQFHKILAGIGTPAFASEPVTKIYLRSLYQTMRNLTHRTELALGLAARAQGEDDARQVRSLPVSLLLQHFAKLLTMEPLGQRIRLHGDFQLDNVLHLGKDFMLVDFDGDVRMPVGERSIKRPALRDVASMICSIGVTAEKAMRRHLERNPADRDGLTPWLSLWRRMALLTYLSSYLDHAGGEAFLPQQESVVRQLLMVFILEQNLRSLIRSLDETSSDVPILLDTMDFILKRFP, encoded by the coding sequence ATGCTCCCGTTGGATTCCCATTGGTACCAGAAGACAGTGTTCTATGAGCTGCACGTGCGATCTTTCGCGGACGGCGACGGCGACGGCATCGGCGACTTCAAAGGGCTCATAAAACACCTGGGATACCTCGAACGGCTAGGCATCGGAGCGCTGTGGCTCCTGCCTTTCTATCCGTCCCCGCTGCGCGACGACGGGTACGACATCGCCAATTACATGGGCATCCATCCCGACTACGGCACTCTGGCCGACTTCAAGCGGTTCCTGCGCGAGGCCCACGACCGGGGCATCCGGGTGGTCACCGAGCTGGTGCTCAACCACACCTCGGACCAGCACCCCTGGTTCCAAAGGGCGCGGAAAGCCAAGCCAGGTTCTTCCGCGCGCGACTTCTACGTCTGGAGCGAAACACCGGACAAATTCCGCAAAGCACGGATCATCTTCAAGGACTTCGAGCACTCCAACTGGGCCTGGGACCCGGTGGCCAAGTCCAACTACTGGCACCGATTCTATTCCCACCAGCCCGACCTGAACTTCGATAACCCCACGGTCCGACGCGAGATGCTCAAGGTGGTGGATCACTGGCTGGGCATGGGCGTGGACGGCCTGCGCCTGGACGCCGTGCCTTACCTCCATGAGAGTGAAGGAACCAACTGCGAGAACCTGCCGGAGACCCACGCCTTTCTCAAACAATTGCGGGCGCATGTTGATGAGAAATTCCCGGGGAGAATGCTCCTGGCGGAGGCCAACCAGTGGCCCGAGGACGCGGTGAGCTACTTCGGCCAGGGCGACGAGTGCCACATGGCGTTCGATTTCCCGGTCATGCCCCGCATCTTCATGGCCCTGTGGATGGAGGACCGCTATCCCATCATCGACATCGTGGGGCAGACCCCGGCCATTCCCAAAGGCTGCCAATGGGCGGTGTTTTTGCGCAACCACGACGAACTGACCCTGGAAATGGTCAGCGACGAGGAGCGCGACTACATGTACCGGGCCTACGCGCGGGATTCAAAGGCTCGCATCAACCTGGGGATACGCCGCAGGCTGGCTCCCTTGATGCAAAACAACCGCAGGAAGATGGAGCTTATCAACTTCCTGCTCTTTTCCTTTCCCGGTTCGCCCATCATGTATTACGGCGACGAACTGGGCATGGGCGACAACTATCACCTGGGTGATCGCCACGGCGTGCGCACTCCCATGCAGTGGAGCCCTGACCGCAATGCGGGCTTTTCACCGGCAAATCCCCAGTCCTTGTATCTTCCGGTCATCATCGACCCGGAATACCATTACGAGGTGGTCAACGCCGAGACAGCGGAACGCAACCCGTCCTCATTCCTGTGGTGGATGCGCAGACTTATCGCCGTGTACAAGGGGCTGCCGGTCCTTGGCGTGGGAGATTTGGCGTTCATACACACAGAAAACACCAAGGTGCTGAGTTTTTTGCGAACCCACGGAGAAGTCCGGCTGCTGGTGGTGGCCAATCTGTCCCGGTACGCCCAGGTGGCGGAATTCGATCTGAGCGCCCTGGCGGGCCATACGCCGGTGGAGGTTTTCGGTCGTACCCGGTTTCCGGGCATCCGAAAGGAGCCCTACGTCCTCACCATGGGGCCACACGACCACTTCTGGTTCCTGTTGGAGAACGGCTCCGGCAAACCACGTCCGTCCGAAGTCCAGAGTGTTTCGTCCCTGGCGGTCGATGCCGAGAACGGGTTGCACCATAAGGAAAACCTGTCCCAGCTGGAATCCTCGCTCCTGCCTGTCGCCCTGGCCAGGGGCATGCGCGGGACGACCATCTCAGGAGCGTTCGGTGAACTGAGAGTCCTGGACGCGCTCCCCCTGAAATGCCATGAACCCGGCGCCACCCTGTTCATGGTCGAGGACGTCCAGGGCCTGAGCCCGCAGAACACGCACCTGCTTCTCGTGTCCGTGATCGACGAAAAACGGACGGAAATGTTCGCCGCGCAGGTTCCAGACGCCGTGTTGGCCAGGCTGGATGGGGTGAACGCCTCGAAAATTCTGGCGGACGGATTCGAGGACACCGAGGCAGTGGTGAGCCTTGCCGCCCTTCTGGGTTCAAACCGCAAATACCACGGCCAGGCGTCGCGATTTCTGGTGGAGGCTCACGCACCGAAGAGCATGCGCAAACATCTGGCCAACCCGTCAGGCCAGATTCGCCGGATTCACTCCACGCCCTACACCGCTTCCTATTCTCTGGGGAACTCGGTCTTCCTGAAGATATTCCGCCATCCCGAGGAGGGCAGCCATCCTGAACTGGAACTGCTGACGGTATTGAACGCGGCTGGATTCACCGGGGTTCCGCGGCTGCTGGCGAGCCTGGCTTATCGGCGACCGGGCAGGGAGAACATGGTCCTGGCCTTGGTTACGGACTATGTGCAGAACGCGCAGGACGGTTCCGCCTTCGTGCTAGACGCGGTTGACCGATACCTTGAACAGGTGCTGGCCTCCGGAGCCGCATCGCTTGCTCCGCTGCCCCCCGACCCCTTCGTGCTGCCGACGATTTCGACTGCCCAAAGGGAACTCCTGGGGGAATACACTTTGGAGTTCTTCCGCCGCCTGGGGCATAGAACGGCGCAATTCCACAAGATACTGGCCGGTATTGGCACCCCTGCCTTCGCCTCGGAGCCGGTGACCAAAATCTATCTGCGCTCCCTGTACCAGACCATGCGCAACCTGACCCACCGCACCGAGCTGGCCTTGGGGCTGGCGGCGCGCGCCCAGGGAGAGGACGATGCGCGGCAGGTCCGAAGCCTGCCCGTGAGCCTTCTGCTGCAACACTTCGCCAAACTCCTGACCATGGAGCCCCTGGGGCAACGCATCAGGTTGCACGGCGACTTCCAGCTCGACAACGTGCTCCACCTCGGCAAGGACTTCATGCTCGTGGATTTCGACGGCGACGTGCGCATGCCTGTGGGAGAGAGGTCCATCAAGCGTCCGGCGCTGCGGGATGTGGCCAGCATGATCTGCTCCATCGGTGTCACCGCCGAGAAGGCCATGCGCAGGCACCTGGAGAGAAACCCCGCCGACCGGGACGGGCTGACGCCCTGGCTCTCCCTGTGGCGCAGGATGGCGCTGCTCACCTATCTGTCATCCTATCTGGACCATGCGGGCGGGGAAGCATTCTTGCCCCAGCAGGAATCCGTGGTGCGCCAGCTGTTGATGGTGTTCATCCTGGAGCAGAACCTGCGGTCGCTTATCCGAAGCCTGGATGAAACGTCCAGCGACGTCCCCATCCTTTTGGACACGATGGACTTCATCCTGAAGCGGTTTCCCTGA
- a CDS encoding amylo-alpha-1,6-glucosidase has protein sequence MLEPITIHPGQEGQASGQDPHLLHEWLVTNGLGGYASGTVVGAITRRYHGLLIAALPNPLGRVMMLNGLSERLRLPDRRVVHTGAEELAGVPPDKVFPLTSFRLDHGLPVWRYEVDGFVLEKRLLMPYQQNTVHVTYRLLSGSGVLRLNLRPAIQFRPHDELVCPMPSTPYRVSVYEDQFEVSGEEHHPKLRMILHGPSTAFTFDRKETPTIPYRTERDRGYPWQGSLWSPGYFRTDLEQGQQTTLVASTEGWEVILAQSPEASYRSESDRCAILLSLAAPQLQDGAAAQLVLAADQFLITPVGRVQDAVRAKAAGDDIRTIIAGYHWFTDWGRDTMISLEGLTLLTGRINEAGWILRTFAEYIRNGLIPNMFPEGEREGLYHTADATLWYFHALHRYMLTTNDQTTLRLLLPKLRDIIEHHVRGTDFGIGVDPEDGLLRQGARGYQLTWMDAKVDDWVVTPRRGKAVEINALWYNALRLLEKWLREAGDPAAALAISQRADQVRDSFNKRFWYEAGGHLYDVVDAENGGNDTACRPNQVLAISLDHPVLDEARWQPVMDVVTQKLLTPVGLRSLAPGHPEYKARYYGDLRSRDAAYHQGTVWAWLIGPYVDAWLKLNPGKQTQARGFLAGLMANLDKACVGSISEVFDAEPPYLPRGCIAQAWSVAETLRIWVRTGS, from the coding sequence ATGCTTGAACCCATCACCATTCATCCTGGGCAGGAAGGCCAAGCCTCCGGCCAGGACCCGCATCTGCTCCATGAGTGGCTGGTCACCAACGGCCTTGGCGGTTACGCCTCCGGCACCGTCGTCGGTGCAATCACGCGTCGCTATCATGGACTGCTGATCGCGGCCCTGCCCAACCCGCTGGGCCGCGTGATGATGCTGAACGGTCTGTCCGAACGTCTGCGGCTGCCAGACAGGCGTGTGGTCCATACCGGAGCCGAGGAACTGGCAGGGGTCCCGCCGGACAAGGTGTTTCCCCTGACCTCATTTCGACTGGACCATGGTTTGCCGGTATGGCGGTATGAGGTTGATGGCTTCGTCCTCGAAAAGCGTCTGCTCATGCCGTACCAGCAGAACACCGTTCATGTGACCTACCGCCTGCTGAGCGGAAGCGGCGTGTTGCGGCTCAATCTGCGCCCGGCCATCCAGTTCCGGCCCCATGACGAACTGGTCTGCCCGATGCCGTCAACGCCCTACCGGGTTTCGGTCTATGAAGACCAGTTCGAAGTCTCGGGCGAGGAGCATCACCCGAAATTGCGCATGATTCTTCACGGCCCCTCCACGGCCTTCACCTTCGACCGCAAGGAGACCCCGACCATTCCCTATCGCACGGAACGCGACCGGGGATACCCTTGGCAGGGTTCCCTGTGGAGTCCCGGCTACTTCCGCACCGATCTGGAGCAAGGCCAGCAGACCACCCTCGTGGCATCGACCGAAGGGTGGGAGGTCATCTTGGCCCAGTCCCCGGAAGCGTCCTACCGGTCCGAATCGGATCGGTGCGCAATCCTTCTGAGTCTGGCCGCTCCGCAACTCCAGGACGGGGCCGCCGCCCAGCTGGTCCTGGCTGCGGACCAGTTCCTCATCACCCCCGTGGGGCGCGTTCAGGACGCCGTGCGCGCCAAGGCCGCAGGCGACGACATCCGCACGATCATCGCCGGATACCACTGGTTCACCGACTGGGGCCGAGACACCATGATCAGCCTCGAGGGCCTGACCCTCCTGACAGGGCGCATCAACGAAGCTGGCTGGATTCTGCGGACCTTCGCCGAATACATCCGCAACGGGCTTATTCCCAACATGTTCCCGGAGGGGGAAAGAGAGGGACTTTACCATACCGCCGATGCGACCCTGTGGTATTTTCATGCCCTTCACCGCTACATGCTCACGACCAATGACCAAACCACGCTACGGCTTCTTCTCCCCAAGCTCAGGGACATCATCGAGCACCATGTGCGGGGCACGGATTTCGGCATCGGGGTGGACCCCGAGGATGGCCTGCTCCGCCAGGGCGCGCGGGGCTACCAGTTGACCTGGATGGACGCCAAGGTGGATGACTGGGTGGTCACGCCGAGGCGGGGCAAGGCCGTGGAGATAAACGCCCTATGGTACAACGCCCTGCGCCTTTTGGAGAAATGGCTCAGGGAGGCGGGCGATCCTGCCGCCGCCCTGGCGATCAGCCAGAGAGCCGACCAGGTTCGGGATTCCTTCAACAAGCGCTTCTGGTATGAGGCGGGAGGCCACCTCTACGACGTGGTCGATGCCGAAAACGGCGGTAACGATACCGCCTGCCGTCCCAATCAGGTCCTGGCCATTTCCCTGGATCATCCCGTTCTCGACGAGGCCCGGTGGCAGCCGGTCATGGATGTGGTGACCCAGAAGCTACTGACCCCGGTGGGTCTGCGCTCCCTGGCCCCCGGCCACCCCGAATACAAAGCAAGATACTACGGCGACCTGCGCTCCAGAGATGCTGCCTACCACCAGGGCACGGTCTGGGCCTGGCTCATCGGACCGTACGTGGACGCCTGGCTCAAGCTCAATCCCGGCAAGCAGACTCAGGCCAGAGGTTTTCTGGCGGGTCTCATGGCCAACCTCGACAAGGCCTGCGTCGGGTCCATCAGCGAGGTTTTCGATGCCGAACCGCCTTATCTGCCGCGCGGCTGCATCGCTCAGGCCTGGAGCGTCGCGGAGACGCTGCGCATCTGGGTGAGGACTGGGAGCTGA
- the treZ gene encoding malto-oligosyltrehalose trehalohydrolase, giving the protein MVTKPTRRYPVGAEILSGGGTHFRVWAPNARTVDIVMESGPGAPATLPMKRLQAGYFETLVAQAAAGARYRFRLSAGDSFPDPCSRYQPDGPHGPSQVVDPSAFPWRDSQWPGVNISGQVIYEMHIGTFTKEGTWAAAQKELAELAACGITVIEVMPVADFPGRFGWGYDGVGLFAPVWLYGEPDDFRRFVDEAHHCGLGVILDVVYNHFGPDGNYLNKFSKDYFTDKYENDWGQAINYDGKNSEPVREFFLTNAAYWIDEYHLDGLRLDATQQIFDQSPEYIVTAIARRVREAARGRKTIVVAENEPQDSRLVRPVEAGGNGLDGLWNDDFHHAAIVAMTGRREAYFTDYQGKAQEFLSMLKYGYLYQGQRYRWQKQRRGSPSLDLPPANFVVYIQNHDQIANVGRSDRIHLLTSPGRLRAMTALMLLAPATPMLFQGQEFGASAPFYFFSDHVPKLARLVKEGRALAGQQFLSLDTKEMEFYFQDPGNPSVFERCKLDLSERERHRPIYDLHKDLLRLRREDPVFRAQKPGGLDGSVLNEECLLLRFFDDGGDDRLLLVNFGRDLHLDPAPEPLLAPPEGMEWRILWSSEDPRYGGTGTPTLDTEENWKIPGHAAVALCPAPRELQGDA; this is encoded by the coding sequence ATGGTTACAAAGCCAACACGGCGCTACCCTGTCGGAGCCGAAATACTATCTGGGGGAGGAACCCATTTTCGCGTATGGGCACCCAACGCCCGCACGGTTGATATCGTCATGGAATCCGGGCCAGGGGCTCCGGCGACCCTCCCCATGAAGCGGCTTCAAGCCGGGTACTTCGAGACACTGGTTGCCCAGGCCGCCGCAGGCGCCCGGTACCGCTTCCGCCTCAGCGCAGGCGATTCATTTCCCGATCCCTGTTCGCGCTATCAACCAGACGGTCCCCACGGGCCTTCCCAGGTTGTGGACCCTTCGGCGTTTCCCTGGCGGGACTCCCAATGGCCAGGGGTGAACATCTCAGGCCAGGTCATTTACGAGATGCACATCGGCACCTTCACCAAAGAAGGCACGTGGGCCGCCGCGCAAAAGGAATTGGCCGAGCTTGCGGCCTGCGGAATCACCGTCATTGAAGTCATGCCCGTGGCCGACTTTCCTGGCCGCTTCGGATGGGGATACGACGGGGTAGGACTGTTTGCGCCTGTGTGGCTGTACGGTGAGCCGGACGATTTCCGCCGCTTCGTGGACGAGGCCCATCATTGCGGCCTGGGCGTCATCCTCGACGTCGTGTATAATCATTTCGGCCCTGACGGGAACTATCTCAATAAATTCTCTAAGGATTATTTCACAGACAAGTATGAAAACGACTGGGGTCAGGCCATCAATTATGATGGAAAGAACTCGGAGCCGGTACGGGAGTTTTTCCTGACCAACGCCGCATACTGGATCGACGAATATCACCTTGATGGCTTGCGCCTGGACGCCACCCAGCAGATATTCGACCAATCGCCGGAATATATCGTCACCGCCATTGCAAGGCGGGTGCGCGAAGCTGCCCGTGGCCGAAAAACCATTGTAGTGGCCGAGAACGAGCCCCAGGACTCCAGGCTGGTGCGCCCTGTCGAAGCGGGCGGCAACGGATTGGACGGCTTATGGAACGACGACTTCCACCACGCCGCCATAGTCGCAATGACCGGACGCCGCGAGGCATATTTCACGGATTACCAGGGCAAGGCGCAAGAATTTCTCTCCATGCTCAAGTACGGCTACCTGTACCAGGGACAGCGCTACCGATGGCAAAAACAGCGTCGCGGTTCACCGAGCCTGGATCTGCCTCCAGCCAACTTTGTTGTCTACATCCAGAATCACGACCAGATCGCCAATGTCGGTCGAAGCGATCGGATACACCTGCTGACCAGCCCTGGACGGCTGCGGGCCATGACAGCCCTCATGCTGCTTGCTCCGGCAACACCTATGCTCTTTCAGGGCCAGGAGTTCGGGGCCTCCGCACCGTTTTATTTCTTTTCCGACCACGTCCCGAAGTTGGCCAGGCTCGTCAAGGAAGGGCGGGCTTTGGCAGGGCAGCAATTCCTCAGCCTGGATACTAAGGAAATGGAGTTCTACTTCCAGGACCCAGGCAACCCGTCCGTGTTCGAGCGCTGCAAACTTGACCTCAGCGAACGGGAACGCCACCGCCCAATCTACGATCTGCACAAGGACCTGTTGCGCCTGCGCCGCGAGGACCCGGTCTTTCGCGCACAGAAACCCGGAGGCCTGGACGGCTCCGTGCTCAATGAGGAGTGCCTGCTCCTGCGGTTTTTCGACGACGGCGGCGACGACCGTCTGCTGCTGGTGAACTTCGGACGGGACCTGCATCTGGACCCGGCCCCGGAACCGCTGCTCGCCCCGCCTGAAGGCATGGAGTGGCGGATACTGTGGTCCAGCGAGGACCCCAGGTACGGCGGCACGGGGACCCCAACGCTCGATACGGAAGAAAACTGGAAGATTCCGGGCCATGCGGCAGTGGCGCTGTGCCCGGCTCCAAGGGAGCTGCAAGGGGATGCTTGA
- a CDS encoding ATP-binding response regulator, with amino-acid sequence MITKPNILIVDDNPISLETLWRDLASLQVNVIKASSGEEALKLITKHDFALAILDVQMPHMDGYQLAQLIRETQRAIPLPIIFVTAKHSDTENQSYGYQSGAVDYITKPYNKEILRSKVCIFIELYKRSQELADNSRKMAKLLDTQLQTNQKLSQEILLRVQAEEKLRESEAKYSAFFQSSIDGILLISPDGRIHQANPAACRILGWTEEELRSGGWHMLLDYSIPETHDMLQQQAARRYVSCELPFKRKGDSSVITDMTSRLYRDSKGDLKGCVIFRDITDRKQAEQFREDVECIIRHDIKSPLIGLHGLASLALEDKLNGNFRELIPGLMHSLRNVINLVDSSGKLLRMEQGEYTPQAKWFDLRDVLQDIERSLASLTEARRVRIVWNDILYSKESTQYRLVFGEEFLIEDLLMNLVRNAVEASPEGRDVKISSRIERNKRRFDIHNTGVVPESIRDRFFDKFVTAGKPNGTGLGTYSAQLIAKAHGGHIEFTSTAATGTTVTVILPHPHERCVIQPE; translated from the coding sequence ATGATAACGAAACCGAATATCCTCATCGTAGATGACAACCCCATTAGCCTGGAAACATTATGGCGAGACCTCGCGTCACTCCAGGTCAACGTGATTAAGGCTTCATCCGGCGAGGAAGCCTTAAAGCTGATTACGAAACATGACTTTGCCCTGGCAATTCTCGACGTACAAATGCCTCACATGGATGGCTATCAACTTGCACAGCTGATCCGTGAAACACAACGTGCCATACCATTGCCAATCATATTCGTAACAGCAAAACACTCAGACACTGAAAACCAATCTTATGGATACCAATCAGGTGCAGTAGACTATATTACAAAGCCATACAACAAGGAAATACTCCGCTCAAAAGTTTGCATATTTATTGAACTATACAAAAGATCCCAAGAACTTGCCGACAACTCTCGGAAGATGGCAAAGCTGTTGGACACTCAACTGCAGACAAACCAGAAGTTGAGCCAGGAGATACTCCTACGGGTGCAGGCTGAAGAGAAACTGCGGGAGAGCGAGGCGAAATACAGCGCCTTCTTCCAGTCAAGCATCGACGGCATTTTGCTGATCTCTCCGGACGGGCGTATTCATCAGGCGAATCCTGCCGCGTGCCGCATTCTCGGCTGGACCGAGGAGGAACTGCGCAGCGGCGGCTGGCATATGCTCCTTGACTACTCGATCCCGGAGACTCACGACATGCTCCAACAGCAAGCCGCCCGCCGCTATGTCTCTTGCGAACTCCCTTTCAAGCGTAAGGGCGATTCGTCCGTCATCACCGACATGACCTCAAGACTTTACCGAGACTCCAAAGGTGATCTCAAGGGGTGCGTCATTTTTCGCGACATCACCGATCGCAAGCAGGCTGAACAGTTTCGCGAGGACGTAGAGTGCATAATCCGCCATGACATCAAAAGCCCCCTGATCGGACTGCATGGCTTGGCTTCTCTCGCGCTGGAAGACAAATTGAACGGCAACTTCCGTGAATTGATCCCCGGACTCATGCATTCTCTCCGTAATGTGATCAACCTCGTGGATTCTTCAGGAAAACTCCTCAGGATGGAACAGGGCGAATACACGCCCCAGGCTAAATGGTTCGATCTGCGAGACGTATTGCAGGACATTGAACGTTCTCTGGCCTCCTTGACAGAGGCGCGACGAGTTCGAATTGTTTGGAATGACATTTTATATTCCAAAGAATCAACGCAGTATCGGCTTGTATTCGGCGAAGAGTTCCTCATTGAGGATCTGCTCATGAACCTCGTTCGGAATGCGGTCGAGGCATCCCCGGAAGGTAGAGACGTCAAGATTTCAAGCCGAATCGAGCGAAACAAGAGGCGATTCGACATCCACAATACAGGTGTCGTGCCTGAATCCATCCGTGACCGCTTCTTTGATAAATTCGTCACTGCGGGAAAACCCAACGGAACAGGGCTTGGCACCTACAGCGCTCAGCTCATCGCGAAAGCCCATGGCGGCCATATCGAGTTCACTTCGACAGCGGCCACGGGAACCACCGTCACAGTCATTCTCCCGCATCCCCACGAGCGCTGCGTGATTCAACCGGAATAA